Proteins encoded within one genomic window of Ursus arctos isolate Adak ecotype North America unplaced genomic scaffold, UrsArc2.0 scaffold_9, whole genome shotgun sequence:
- the PCDH7 gene encoding protocadherin-7 isoform X10 — protein MLRMRTAGWARGWCLGCCLLLPLSLSLAAAKQLLRYRLAEEGPADVRIGNVASDLGIVTGSGEVTFSLESGSEYLKIDNLTGELSTSERRIDREKLPQCQMIFDENECFLDFEVSVIGPSQSWVDLFEGRVIVLDINDNTPTFPSPVLTLTVEENRPVGTLYLLPTATDRDFGRNGIERYELLQEPGGGGGGGGGSGGGGDGRRAGPADSAPYPGGGGNGASGGGPGGSKRRPDAPESGGGTNPGGRSSVFELQVADTPDGEKQPQLIVKGALDREQRDSYELTLRVRDGGDPPRSSQAILRVLITDVNDNSPRFEKSVYEADLAENSAPGTPILQLRAADLDVGVNGQIEYVFGAATESVRRLLRLDETSGWLSVLHRIDREEVNQLRFTVMARDRGQPPKTDKATVVLNIKDENDNVPSIEIRKIGRIPLKDGVANVAEDVLVDTPIALVQVSDRDQGENGVVTCTVVGDVPFQLKPASDTEGDQNKKKYFLHTSAPLDYETTREFNVVIVAVDSGSPSLSSNNSLVVKVGDTNDNPPVFGQSVVEVYFPENNIPGERVATVLATDADSGKNAEIAYSLDSSVMGIFAIDPDSGDILVNTVLDREQTDRYEFKVNAKDKGIPVLQGSTTVIVQVADKNDNDPKFMQDVFTFYVKENLQPNSPVGMVTVMDADKGRNAEMSLYIEENSNIFSIENDTGTIYSTMSFDREHQTTYTFRVKAVDGGDPPRSATATVSLFVMDENDNAPTVTLPRNISYTLLPPSSNVRTVVATVLATDSDDGINADLNYSIVGGNPFKLFEIDSTSGVVSLVGKLTQKHYGLHRLVVQVNDSGQPSQSTTTLVHVFVNESVSNATVIDSQIARSLHTPLTQDIAGDPSYEISKQRLSIVIGVVAGIMTVILIILIVVMARYCRSKNKNGYEAGKKDHEDFFTPQQHDKSKKPKKDKKNKKSKQPLYSSIVTVEASKPNGQRYDSVNEKLSDSPSMGRYRSVNGGPGSPDLARHYKSSSPLPTVQLHPQSPTAGKKHQAVQDLPPANTFVGAGDNISIGSDHCSEYSCQTNNKYSKQMRLHPYITVFG, from the coding sequence aTGCTGAGGATGCGGACCGCGGGATGGGCGCGCGGCTGGTGCCTGGGTTGCTGTCTCCTCTTGCCGCTCTCGCTCAGCCTGGCGGCCGCCAAACAACTCCTCCGATATCGACTGGCCGAGGAGGGCCCAGCGGACGTCCGCATCGGCAACGTCGCCTCGGACCTGGGCATCGTGACCGGCTCGGGTGAGGTGACTTTCAGCCTCGAGTCGGGCTCGGAGTACCTGAAGATCGACAACCTCACCGGCGAGCTGAGCACGAGCGAGCGGCGCATCGACCGCGAGAAGCTGCCCCAGTGTCAGATGATCTTCGACGAGAACGAGTGTTTTCTGGACTTCGAAGTGTCGGTGATCGGGCCCTCGCAGAGCTGGGTGGACCTGTTCGAGGGTCGGGTCATCGTACTCGATATTAACGACAACACACCCACCTTCCCGTCACCGGTGCTCACGCTCACGGTGGAGGAGAACCGGCCGGTGGGCACTCTGTACTTGCTACCCACCGCCACCGACCGTGACTTCGGCCGCAACGGCATCGAACGCTACGAGCTGCTCCAGGAGCCcgggggcggtggcggcggcggcggcggcagcggcggcggcggcgatgGCCGGCGTGCGGGGCCTGCCGACAGCGCCCCCTACCCCGGGGGCGGCGGGAACGGCGCGAGCGGCGGCGGCCCGGGCGGCTCCAAGAGGCGGCCGGACGCACCAGAGAGCGGCGGCGGGACCAACCCCGGTGGCCGCAGCAGCGTGTTCGAACTGCAGGTGGCCGACACCCCGGATGGCGAGAAGCAGCCACAGCTGATCGTGAAGGGGGCGCTGGACCGGGAACAACGCGACTCCTACGAGCTGACCCTGCGGGTGCGCGACGGTGGCGACCCGCCGCGCTCCTCTCAGGCCATCCTGAGGGTGCTCATCACCGACGTGAACGACAACAGCCCCCGCTTCGAGAAGAGCGTGTACGAAGCTGACCTAGCCGAGAATAGCGCCCCAGGGACTCCCATTCTGCAGCTGCGCGCCGCCGACCTGGACGTGGGGGTCAACGGACAGATCGAGTACGTGTTCGGAGCGGCTACAGAATCCGTGCGGCGGCTGCTGCGCCTCGACGAGACGTCCGGCTGGCTCAGTGTCCTGCACCGCATCGACCGCGAGGAGGTGAACCAGCTGCGCTTCACAGTCATGGCCCGCGACCGCGGGCAGCCCCCCAAGACGGACAAGGCCACGGTGGTCCTCAACATCAAGGACGAGAACGACAATGTGCCGTCCATTGAAATCCGCAAGATTGGGCGTATCCCACTCAAGGACGGGGTGGCCAACGTGGCCGAGGATGTTCTGGTCGATACCCCCATTGCTCTCGTACAGGTGTCCGACCGAGACCAAGGCGAGAACGGGGTAGTCACCTGCACCGTGGTGGGTGACGTGCCCTTCCAGCTCAAGCCAGCCAGCGACACAGAGGGCGACCAGAACAAGAAAAAGTACTTTCTGCACACATCGGCCCCTTTGGACTATGAGACCACCCGGGAATTCAACGTGGTCATAGTGGCGGTGGACTCGGGCAGCCCCAGCCTCTCCAGCAACAACTCCCTGGTTGTCAAGGTAGGAGACACCAACGACAACCCGCCCGTCTTCGGCCAGTCAGTGGTGGAGGTTTACTTTCCGGAGAACAACATCCCTGGAGAGAGGGTGGCCACGGTGCTGGCGACAGACGCTGACAGTGGGAAAAATGCAGAGATTGCCTACTCTCTGGATTCTTCCGTGATGGGGATCTTTGCCATTGATCCTGATTCTGGGGACATCCTTGTCAATACGGTGTTGGACCGGGAGCAGACGGACAGGTATGAGTTTAAAGTTAACGCCAAAGACAAAGGCATCCCGGTGCTGCAGGGCAGTACCACGGTGATTGTGCAGGTGGCTGACAAGAATGACAATGACCCTAAGTTTATGCAGGACGTTTTTACCTTTTATGTGAAAGAAAACTTGCAGCCCAACAGCCCTGTGGGGATGGTCACAGTGATGGATGCCGACAAGGGGCGCAATGCGGAGATGAGCCTCTACATAGAGGAAAACAGTAACATTTTTTCCATTGAAAATGACACGGGGACCATTTACTCCACAATGTCTTTTGACCGGGAACATCAGACCACATACACATTCAGAGTTAAGGCTGTGGATGGGGGAGATCCTCCCAGATCAGCCACAGCCACAGTCTCTCTCTTTGTGATGGATGAGAATGATAATGCTCCCACAGTTACCCTTCCCAGAAACATTTCCTACACTTTACTGCCACCTTCAAGTAATGTCAGGACAGTAGTAGCTACAGTGTTGGCAACAGACAGTGACGATGGCATCAATGCAGACCTTAACTACAGCATTGTGGGAGGGAATCCCTTCAAGCTGTTTGAGATTGATTCCACCAGTGGTGTGGTTTCCTTAGTGGGAAAACTCACCCAAAAGCATTATGGCTTGCACAGGTTGGTGGTGCAAGTGAATGACAGTGGGCAGCCTTCCCAGTCCACCACAACTTTGGTGCATGTGTTTGTCAATGAAAGTGTCTCTAATGCAACTGTGATTGACTCCCAGATAGCCAGAAGTTTGCACACCCCACTCACCCAGGATATAGCTGGTGACCCAAGTTATGAAATCAGCAAACAGAGACTCAGTATTGTCATTGGGGTGGTTGCTGGAATTATGACAGTCATTCTAATCATCTTAATTGTAGTGATGGCAAGGTACTGCCggtccaaaaataaaaatggctatgAAGCTGGCAAAAAGGATCACGAAGACTTTTTTACACCCCAGCAGCATGACAAATCTAAAAAGCctaaaaaggacaagaaaaacaaaaaatctaagcAGCCTCTCTACAGCAGCATTGTCACTGTAGAAGCTTCTAAACCCAACGGACAGAGGTATGATAGTGTCAATGAGAAGCTGTCAGACAGCCCAA